A single genomic interval of Amblyomma americanum isolate KBUSLIRL-KWMA chromosome 11, ASM5285725v1, whole genome shotgun sequence harbors:
- the LOC144111299 gene encoding uncharacterized protein LOC144111299, translating into MENELVKKRLFLKPDDDDVPEEFRDAPAPEEPMAANCISVGTQTKDIGSRGTTTRHAAVAPPDILGTEAGLDLDVNPFVRYPLIVMNCVLWVLGLVLFVGGLYAYIATASRASVPEPSEGVLNIYSQVVVRMEMTVMIVGGLLVALSFCGCVGALRENTCLLNTYSSLITALLLLNLIVGLLVFSLPAQLKRMLRNTLTTRLILHYRDSPDLQHLIDSIQEDLQCCGLSQRSFRDWNSNMYFNCSRSNPSSERCSVPYSCCKRNSSQEVLNLSCGQGVLNKTDYDAWFAVYTGNCVDAAHRYMRENVTIITGTCLVFVILLAFVQMVTQALVDEIFIIRRIYEKIYDRLYDIRASVENSVE; encoded by the exons ATGGAG AATGAGCTAGTTAAGAAGCGCCTCTTCCTCaaacctgatgatgatgatgtgcctGAGGAGTTTAGGGATGCTCCAGCCCCAGAAGAGCCAATGGCTGCCAACTGCATCTCTGTTGGCACCCAAACGAAAG ATATTGGCTCACGAGGAACTACAACACGCCATGCGGCAGTGGCACCACCTGACATTCTTGGCACGGAAGCAGGACTTGACCTGGACGTGAACCCATTTGTGCGCTACCCGCTGATTGTAATGAACTGCGTCCTCTGGGTCCTGGGCCTCGTTCTTTTCGTCGGAGGCCTGTATGCTTACATTGCCACTGCATCACGAGCCAGCGTTCCAGAACCATCTGAAGGTGTTCTGAACATCTACAG TCAGGTCGTGGTGCGCATGGAGATGACGGTGATGATTGTGGGTGGTCTGCTGGTGGCGCTGTCGTTCTGCGGCTGTGTTGGGGCGCTGCGCGAGAACACCTGCCTGCTCAATACCTACTCATCGCTCATCACGGCCCTGCTGCTGCTCAACCTCATCGTGGGCCTGTTGGTGTTCTCACTGCCCGCACAGCTGAAGCGCATGCTGCGGAACACGCTCACCACACGCCTCATCCTGCACTACCGGGACAGCCCTGACCTGCAGCACCTCATTGATTCCATACAG GAGGACCTGCAGTGCTGTGGGTTGTCACAGAGGAGTTTTCGGGACTGGAACAGCAACATGTACTTCAACTGCTCAAGGTCAAATCCAAGCAGTGAACGCTGCTCAGTCCCTTACTCTTGCTGCAAGCGTAACAGCTCCCAAGAG GTGCTGAATTTGAGCTGCGGTCAGGGCGTGTTAAACAAGACTGATTATGATGCCTGGTTTGCCGTCTACACTGGCAACTGCGTGGATGCAGCGCATCGATACATGCGTGAAAATGTTACCATCATTACGGGAACTTGCCTCGTCTTTGTCATCCTGCTTGCTTTTGTACAGATGGTCACACAGGCACTGGTTGACGAAATATTCATAATCCGGCGCATCTACGAGAAGATCTATGACCGCCTTTATGACATCCGTGCCAGCGTCGAAAACAGTGTGGAGTGA